The following are encoded together in the Candidatus Eisenbacteria bacterium genome:
- a CDS encoding 6-phosphofructokinase, protein MRIGILTGGGDCPGLNAVIRAVTRTAMVRYGDTVMGIKNGWKGLVSGDLEVLDLPRVSGILPRGGTILGTSRTNPLKNPELMVEIKANIKKHELEAVIATGGDDTLSVCLGLAKDGVPAVGVPKTIDNDINGTDYTFGFNTATQIVCEAIDRLHTTAESHHRIMVVEVMGRHTGWIAVMAGLAGGADAILIPEVPYDIDELCRNLGERHKSKSFSIVVIAEGARAKGQDHYTVQSDMVDEFGHVRLGGVGSVVARQIEEKTGIQTRVTMLGYIQRGGTPTAYDRILGTRFGVAAVEAVHDGCFGKMVALRGEEIKLVPLEDAVHAPKKVDMEFYRMAEVFFG, encoded by the coding sequence ATGCGTATCGGAATTCTTACGGGCGGAGGCGACTGTCCCGGTCTTAACGCGGTCATCCGCGCCGTGACCCGGACCGCCATGGTCCGCTACGGCGACACCGTTATGGGCATCAAGAACGGCTGGAAGGGTTTGGTGAGCGGCGATCTGGAGGTGTTGGATCTTCCCCGGGTTTCGGGGATCCTCCCTCGGGGAGGGACGATCCTGGGGACCTCCCGGACCAACCCTCTGAAGAACCCGGAGCTGATGGTCGAGATCAAGGCGAACATCAAGAAGCACGAGCTGGAGGCGGTCATCGCCACGGGCGGCGACGACACCCTCTCGGTCTGCCTCGGTCTCGCCAAGGACGGTGTCCCCGCGGTCGGCGTTCCCAAGACGATCGACAACGACATCAACGGCACGGATTACACATTCGGTTTCAACACGGCGACGCAGATCGTCTGCGAGGCCATCGATCGGCTCCACACCACCGCCGAGTCGCACCACCGAATCATGGTCGTCGAGGTGATGGGGCGCCACACCGGTTGGATCGCCGTGATGGCCGGATTGGCCGGCGGCGCCGACGCGATCCTGATCCCCGAGGTTCCCTACGACATCGACGAGCTCTGCCGGAACCTGGGAGAGCGCCACAAGAGCAAGAGCTTCTCCATCGTGGTGATCGCCGAGGGAGCCCGCGCCAAAGGGCAGGACCACTACACCGTCCAATCCGACATGGTGGACGAGTTCGGTCATGTCCGCCTCGGAGGCGTCGGTTCGGTGGTGGCCCGGCAGATCGAGGAGAAGACGGGCATCCAGACGCGCGTGACCATGCTCGGCTACATCCAGCGGGGGGGGACGCCCACCGCCTACGACAGGATTCTGGGTACCCGCTTCGGCGTGGCCGCCGTCGAGGCGGTGCATGACGGTTGTTTCGGTAAAATGGTCGCCCTTCGCGGCGAGGAGATCAAGCTGGTTCCCCTCGAGGACGCGGTTCACGCGCCCAAGAAGGTGGACATGGAGTTCTACCGGATGGCGGAGGTTTTCTTCGGGTAA
- a CDS encoding sulfatase-like hydrolase/transferase, whose amino-acid sequence MRNRLDWLIAALLGALSGVVVGILWTLLFNPRLLIAYSISTSVYGLIGGICAALTAIVFSKFLSERWTIRIAGGGWAAVFIGLALGYWLNKWFLAGEPFRTPKSLAWDSVVLLVSILSGFGLAFPFSRMMEKRDVIGRRRLRNRLLVTICLVLGIPLCTVPLILSGHERDGASRATDKMPSVLLISIDALRADHLGCYGHSRSVSPRVDRLAKEGAQFLQAFCPVPSTGPSHATMLAGIAPQTHGVRENAYTLSDTFFTIAEMLRDEGYETAGFVTNPLIGTRFGFSQGFDTYVESGHVEKITSWKSGLLLQTLLAKEIYDKLAYQYLGAKDQTLLCLEKWMKRRKDKPFFIFLHLLDPHTPYTPLEPFLRMFPAEPIRDRDLLWILQGKDEELLARNISQYDGEVAQTDRKINSLFRFLEDRGLMENLIIVYTADHGENLGDHEPYFAHHDVFDSGLQVPLIIRWPRRIDSGMLIEEMVENRDIVPTVLSMVGLKVPACVEGKDLTPLFDGLRAPPRPYVIANSGKRYGLRNTEWKAVYDFASNESFLFDIRNDPGEREDRAGTENDQAEALIHTLRGEVKRLEKGDYISIEEDSKMEEMDRAMRERLRALGYLD is encoded by the coding sequence ATGCGAAATCGCCTGGATTGGCTAATAGCCGCCCTTTTGGGAGCCCTGTCGGGAGTTGTTGTCGGTATACTATGGACCCTTCTATTCAACCCCCGTTTGCTCATCGCTTACTCCATATCCACTTCGGTATACGGATTGATCGGAGGCATATGCGCCGCGCTCACCGCCATCGTATTTTCTAAGTTTCTTTCGGAGAGATGGACCATAAGGATAGCCGGCGGGGGATGGGCGGCCGTCTTTATCGGTCTTGCTTTGGGCTATTGGTTGAACAAGTGGTTTCTTGCCGGGGAACCCTTTCGCACTCCGAAAAGCCTCGCTTGGGATTCGGTGGTTTTGCTCGTCTCGATACTATCGGGCTTTGGCCTCGCGTTTCCTTTCTCGAGAATGATGGAAAAACGAGACGTAATCGGAAGGAGAAGGCTGCGGAACCGGCTTCTCGTCACGATCTGCCTGGTGCTGGGAATACCGTTGTGTACCGTTCCCCTAATCCTCTCCGGGCACGAAAGGGACGGCGCTTCCCGCGCGACCGATAAGATGCCCTCTGTGCTCCTTATATCAATTGATGCTCTGCGGGCGGATCATCTCGGGTGCTACGGCCACTCTCGTTCGGTTTCTCCACGCGTGGATCGGCTTGCCAAGGAAGGAGCCCAGTTTTTGCAGGCCTTTTGTCCCGTACCTTCGACGGGACCATCGCACGCCACGATGCTCGCGGGTATAGCACCGCAAACCCACGGAGTTCGTGAGAACGCTTACACATTAAGTGATACATTCTTCACCATTGCGGAAATGCTGCGTGATGAAGGCTACGAAACGGCTGGTTTCGTAACCAATCCATTGATCGGGACACGCTTCGGTTTCAGTCAGGGTTTCGATACCTACGTGGAATCAGGCCACGTAGAAAAGATAACGTCTTGGAAATCGGGACTCCTTCTCCAAACACTCTTGGCGAAGGAAATATACGATAAACTCGCGTATCAGTATCTTGGGGCAAAGGATCAGACTCTTCTCTGTTTGGAAAAGTGGATGAAGCGACGGAAGGACAAACCGTTTTTCATATTTCTGCACCTGCTCGACCCGCACACACCCTACACGCCTCTGGAGCCTTTTCTACGCATGTTTCCAGCGGAACCGATACGTGACAGGGATCTACTCTGGATTCTTCAAGGGAAAGACGAAGAATTACTGGCCAGAAATATATCGCAGTACGATGGTGAAGTCGCGCAGACGGATCGGAAAATCAATTCTCTTTTCCGGTTTCTCGAGGACCGCGGCTTAATGGAGAACCTCATCATTGTCTATACGGCCGACCACGGGGAGAATCTTGGTGACCACGAGCCCTATTTCGCGCACCACGATGTTTTCGATTCCGGTTTGCAGGTTCCTTTGATTATACGATGGCCAAGAAGAATCGACTCCGGAATGCTCATAGAGGAAATGGTTGAGAACCGCGATATCGTACCCACCGTTCTCTCCATGGTTGGACTGAAGGTGCCGGCATGTGTAGAGGGGAAAGATCTGACCCCATTATTCGATGGCTTGCGGGCGCCGCCGAGACCATATGTAATTGCAAACTCGGGTAAGCGATACGGACTGAGGAACACCGAGTGGAAGGCCGTGTACGACTTTGCTTCGAATGAATCTTTCCTGTTCGATATAAGGAACGACCCGGGAGAGAGAGAAGATCGAGCCGGAACCGAAAATGACCAGGCCGAGGCCTTGATTCATACTCTTCGGGGCGAAGTGAAACGTCTCGAGAAGGGGGACTATATCTCCATCGAGGAGGATTCGAAGATGGAGGAGATGGATCGGGCTATGCGCGAGCGCCTGCGGGCTCTCGGATACCTCGACTAG
- a CDS encoding GNAT family N-acetyltransferase encodes MVSGRKDYFGHLGTLGLASRLRRLSDRLYGDAARLYRETGIPMEPRWFPLLMLLAEEGEMAVVGAADRLGMTHPAVHQIAAAAARGGLIRSRKDRRDERRRLLSLTARGRRVLEELRPIREKIRKGTEEILGDAGVDLIGALARVEEALEGEDLRERIQGGAGAREAEIVSYRPAYKKHFRRLNREWLEKSFAVEPEDERILDDPSGRILRKGGEVLFARLRGEIVGTVALIRVDDGTFEIAKMAVDGAARRRGIGRALALEAIDRAKRRGARRVILFTSRRLRGALLLYRSLGFVLTSRERENRERFARPTIGMTLTLEGAPPRRGRRGGARREKEEEAEEKRG; translated from the coding sequence GTGGTCTCCGGGAGAAAAGACTACTTCGGGCATCTGGGGACACTCGGCCTGGCGAGCCGGCTCCGGCGTCTCAGCGACCGCCTCTACGGGGACGCGGCGCGACTCTACCGGGAAACGGGCATTCCGATGGAGCCCCGTTGGTTTCCTCTTCTCATGCTTCTGGCCGAGGAGGGAGAGATGGCCGTCGTCGGAGCGGCGGACCGTCTGGGAATGACGCATCCGGCGGTGCACCAGATCGCCGCGGCCGCCGCGCGGGGAGGACTGATCCGTTCGCGCAAAGATCGGCGGGACGAACGGCGTCGGCTCCTGTCGCTCACCGCCCGGGGGCGCCGGGTGTTGGAGGAGCTCCGCCCGATCCGGGAGAAGATCCGGAAGGGGACCGAGGAGATCCTCGGAGACGCCGGGGTCGACCTGATCGGCGCTCTCGCGCGGGTCGAGGAGGCGCTCGAAGGGGAGGATCTCCGTGAACGGATCCAGGGGGGCGCGGGGGCGCGCGAGGCGGAGATCGTTTCCTATCGCCCCGCCTACAAAAAGCACTTCCGCCGGCTGAACCGGGAATGGTTGGAGAAGAGCTTCGCCGTGGAGCCGGAGGACGAGCGGATCCTGGACGATCCGAGCGGGCGGATCCTGCGGAAGGGGGGGGAGGTGCTCTTCGCTCGCCTGCGCGGCGAGATCGTCGGAACGGTCGCTCTCATCCGCGTGGACGACGGAACCTTCGAGATCGCGAAGATGGCGGTGGACGGGGCGGCGCGCCGGCGGGGGATCGGAAGGGCGCTCGCTTTGGAGGCGATCGATCGCGCGAAACGGCGCGGCGCGCGACGGGTGATTCTCTTTACGAGCCGCCGGCTTCGCGGCGCGCTCCTCCTCTACCGGTCTCTCGGGTTCGTTCTCACGAGCCGGGAGAGGGAGAACCGGGAGCGGTTCGCGAGGCCGACCATCGGCATGACCTTGACGCTGGAAGGGGCGCCGCCGCGCCGGGGACGAAGGGGCGGCGCGAGGAGAGAGAAGGAAGAAGAAGCGGAGGAGAAGAGAGGATGA
- a CDS encoding DUF512 domain-containing protein yields MQKAMDRRSERPNDGAPPPGVLVEDVPVSSRAGRAGFRAGDRLLEVNGRPVEDHLDVRFHAALGDWEAVVDREGKRIRVRVPEGPDPLGGLVLEEFRPRTCGNRCIFCFVDQLPPGVRPSLLVKDEDIRLSFLHGNYTTLSTIRDREIERILEQRLSPLYVSVHAVDEEVRALLLGVRPRRPLLPVLERLLAGGIEVWGQVVLCPGINDGPVLEDTVRRLAALHPGFRGVAVVPLGLSGHRREDDRLHPVTPDAARAVLETIDRLRKEIMPRLGTRFVFPADEFLLLTGTPIPPADAYEDFGMLEDGVGMVRDFLDRFDDAVDGVSPGDGPAIRELAVVSGTLFAPVLEPLLRRAERGTGARVFSIPAPNGFLGGGVTVAGLLAGRDVARALAAAGVRGDAAIPAEAISRSVGLFLDDWTPERTAAEAGVERLHILHGPEDLIRLLREGRVSEEGAGSYPA; encoded by the coding sequence TTGCAGAAAGCGATGGATCGGCGGTCCGAGCGGCCGAATGACGGAGCGCCGCCGCCGGGGGTCCTCGTCGAGGATGTCCCGGTCTCTTCCCGGGCGGGCCGGGCCGGTTTTCGCGCCGGGGACCGCCTTCTCGAGGTGAACGGACGCCCCGTGGAGGATCACCTGGATGTGCGTTTTCACGCCGCCCTCGGCGATTGGGAAGCGGTCGTGGACCGCGAGGGGAAGAGGATCCGTGTGCGGGTCCCCGAGGGTCCCGACCCCCTCGGAGGCCTGGTGCTGGAGGAGTTCCGGCCGAGAACCTGCGGCAATCGCTGCATCTTCTGCTTCGTCGACCAGCTCCCTCCCGGCGTACGCCCCTCGCTCCTCGTGAAGGACGAGGACATCCGGCTCTCCTTTCTGCATGGCAACTACACCACGCTTTCCACCATCCGGGATCGCGAGATCGAGAGGATTCTGGAACAGCGGCTTTCCCCTCTTTACGTTTCGGTGCACGCCGTGGACGAGGAGGTTCGCGCCCTTCTCCTCGGAGTCCGGCCCCGGCGGCCCCTTCTCCCGGTTCTGGAGAGGTTGCTGGCGGGGGGGATCGAGGTGTGGGGGCAGGTGGTGCTCTGCCCCGGCATCAACGACGGCCCCGTGCTCGAGGACACGGTCCGGAGGCTCGCCGCGCTCCATCCGGGTTTCCGCGGCGTCGCCGTCGTCCCGCTCGGTCTCTCCGGCCATCGGCGCGAGGACGACCGCCTGCATCCGGTAACGCCGGACGCCGCACGCGCCGTGCTCGAGACGATCGACCGGCTCCGAAAGGAGATAATGCCCCGTCTGGGGACCCGCTTCGTCTTCCCCGCCGACGAGTTTCTTCTTCTGACGGGGACGCCGATTCCTCCGGCCGATGCGTACGAGGATTTCGGCATGCTCGAGGACGGCGTGGGCATGGTCCGCGATTTTCTGGATCGCTTCGACGACGCCGTCGATGGGGTGTCCCCCGGGGACGGCCCGGCGATCCGGGAGTTGGCGGTGGTGAGCGGAACGCTCTTCGCCCCGGTGTTGGAGCCCCTCCTCCGGCGGGCGGAGAGGGGGACCGGCGCCCGCGTTTTTTCGATCCCCGCGCCGAACGGTTTTCTGGGCGGAGGCGTCACCGTCGCCGGTCTTCTCGCCGGGCGGGACGTGGCGCGCGCCCTGGCCGCGGCGGGGGTCCGCGGAGACGCGGCGATCCCCGCCGAAGCGATCTCCCGCTCGGTGGGGCTCTTCCTGGACGACTGGACGCCGGAGCGGACGGCCGCGGAGGCGGGAGTGGAAAGACTCCACATCCTCCACGGCCCGGAAGACCTGATCCGTCTCCTTCGGGAGGGGCGCGTTTCGGAGGAAGGGGCGGGGAGCTACCCGGCCTGA
- a CDS encoding sulfatase-like hydrolase/transferase has protein sequence MTEQRESIANEPEEDRAGRTWPFLLAMGAAAGAAGALLQLRMLRFGGVGADQALLFWGFFLIAGVLLTLIGGALVRLVFARENVSRALRVGAALVVPVVVLAIFLPWNRQPRPNVLLLVTDATRADHLSVYGYDRDTTPFLREMPSIRFTNMVSTGSHTIVTTPCILASCYPSEHGIRGYSDVLSDRFTLISEYLKGAGYATYAYATNPHIRPGVGFGQGFDTFGHDPGWRNTPAGMVNDKFLEWLDNQTVRPFFAFHFYVDPHNPYLSPPEFQRLFDPEWESGPVSDWKHELGEPEPRTLFNLLAQYDGSIAYWDAELRRLVGELERRGEYRNTLLVYTSDHGEEFWEHGEWGHQRTLFEESIHVPLILSIPSPVRFPPLGRTSRTVEEVASSVDIVPTILDIVRIEPDGNVRGSSLLRLALGGRESGPERRAYCEEILNQYGPYDMRGLRSKDRKYVMTFTYEGARDLDDGFYDLLRDPEETRNAIRDLAEEAAEHRKMLAALVREISGRAPARVDTVEIDPATREGLRALGYLN, from the coding sequence GTGACCGAGCAGAGAGAGAGTATCGCGAATGAACCGGAGGAGGATCGGGCGGGGCGTACCTGGCCCTTCCTTCTCGCCATGGGCGCGGCCGCGGGCGCGGCCGGGGCGCTGCTCCAGCTCCGTATGCTACGTTTCGGCGGCGTCGGCGCGGACCAGGCGCTTCTCTTCTGGGGGTTCTTCCTCATCGCGGGCGTCCTCCTCACCCTGATCGGCGGCGCGCTCGTCCGGCTCGTGTTCGCCCGCGAGAACGTTTCCCGGGCGCTCCGGGTCGGCGCGGCCCTCGTCGTGCCGGTGGTCGTCCTGGCGATCTTCCTCCCCTGGAACCGGCAGCCGCGTCCCAACGTGCTCCTCCTCGTCACCGACGCCACCCGAGCGGATCACCTCTCCGTCTACGGCTACGACCGCGACACCACCCCCTTCCTCCGGGAAATGCCGTCGATCCGTTTCACCAACATGGTTTCCACCGGCTCGCACACCATCGTGACCACCCCCTGCATTCTCGCCTCCTGCTACCCGAGCGAGCACGGGATCCGGGGGTATTCCGACGTGCTCTCCGACCGCTTCACGCTGATCTCGGAGTATCTGAAAGGGGCGGGTTACGCCACCTACGCCTACGCCACCAATCCGCACATCCGCCCGGGGGTCGGTTTCGGCCAGGGGTTCGATACCTTCGGGCACGACCCGGGCTGGCGGAACACGCCGGCGGGAATGGTAAACGACAAGTTCCTGGAGTGGCTCGACAACCAAACGGTGCGGCCCTTCTTCGCTTTTCATTTCTACGTGGACCCCCACAATCCCTATCTCTCTCCCCCCGAGTTCCAGCGCCTCTTCGATCCGGAGTGGGAGAGCGGGCCGGTGAGCGATTGGAAGCACGAGCTGGGCGAGCCGGAGCCGCGTACCCTCTTCAACCTTCTCGCCCAGTACGACGGCTCCATCGCCTATTGGGACGCGGAGCTTCGCCGGTTGGTCGGCGAGTTGGAGAGAAGGGGCGAGTATCGAAACACCCTTCTGGTCTACACCTCCGATCACGGCGAGGAATTCTGGGAACACGGTGAGTGGGGGCACCAGAGAACGCTTTTCGAGGAATCGATCCACGTGCCCCTGATTCTATCGATCCCCTCTCCGGTCCGTTTCCCGCCGTTGGGCCGCACATCCCGGACGGTGGAGGAGGTCGCCTCCAGCGTGGACATCGTTCCCACGATCCTCGACATCGTCCGGATCGAACCGGACGGGAACGTGCGCGGTTCGAGCCTTCTCCGCCTCGCCCTCGGAGGCAGAGAGTCGGGTCCGGAGCGGCGCGCCTACTGCGAGGAGATCCTCAACCAATACGGGCCGTACGATATGCGGGGCCTGCGCTCGAAGGACCGGAAATACGTGATGACTTTTACGTATGAAGGGGCCAGGGATCTGGACGACGGCTTCTACGACCTCCTCCGGGACCCGGAGGAGACCCGGAACGCCATCCGGGACCTGGCCGAAGAGGCGGCGGAGCACCGGAAGATGCTCGCCGCTTTGGTCCGGGAGATCTCCGGGCGCGCGCCGGCCCGCGTGGACACCGTGGAGATCGATCCCGCCACTCGGGAGGGGCTCCGTGCCCTCGGTTACCTGAACTGA